The stretch of DNA TGCTGTACACCCACGCAAAGGATCGCTGCGAAGGCgttccatttgttgttgttgtgttaaTGGTGTGTGGCTCTGGGCACAGCgcttgaattatttatttagccaTGCATTTGCAGTTGGCAAAGTGCAAACAACCAAACAACGAAATGCCATTACAGTAAACACACTTTAATAGTTTAATGCCAGCGAAGCAGAAGTTtttggcagcaacaagaaggagcagcaggagcagcagcagaaggagaaacatcatcatcatcagcagcagctaaaagaGCTATAACCGCCAGTGGGCTATGGAATATGGCCACATAATAATGCCTATTTGACTAAGAGCAGAAAACGGACAAAACAGACGAAACGCGAGGCCGAAGAAACTTCGAGCTacaacgacagctgctgatGTGGTCGCTCGTCCTGCTCcacgctgctcctcctggggCCAACTTTGAcgaaagtttttggccaacacaagcagcagcagctgcaacaaaggaagagcgagcaggaggagcagcaggaggagcagcaggaggagcagcactgTCAGAGGACACCGACACATGTCAAAGTTTTGCAATTTCAAAgatttctttccatttttttctattgttgttgctgctgctgctcggctctTGCGAACATGATTTTTGGCAACCGCAGAGAAGCGCAGAGCAGACCATAGGCACGAGGAGCAGTCGCCACTTCAACGCTGgagttgtgctgctgcttcagcacTTGACAATGACGGGCCTGACCACAATTTGTGcccgcaggcaggcagctcccGCTCTCCATCGGGGAATGTCCTGGACTCCTGCTAACATTAATCCATTAAAAACTTCGTTTAGCTTGTTGGTTGGCAACTTCATTTAAAACCAATTTCGTGGCGTCCCCAAACCCATggcaaaaaaatcaaagttgTTCGTACAACAATGTTGCTGTGAAGTTCCATGTCCTCTGTTTGGggctgtgtgtgctctggcCATGTGACATCATCAGCGGACGTCACGTGCCCGGTACAGTTGGGCTCCATCGGCTATCCTTAAGCTTGCATGTCACTCTGTGGCTGCATTTCTCGCACAGTGCCGCCGGCAGGCCGAGCGATGTGGCACTGACAGAAATTACAGCTGGCGTGAGAACAGCGCGAATAGGAGCCAGCGCTGCGGCGCCTCTGATGGAATAATTAGTGCCAACGTTCTAGGGCGACGTTCGATAGAAGACGGACTTGATTGGCGTAGCAGAAAGAtgaggtggcagtggcagtaatTATCGTATTAAATTGAGTTGCAAACTAGAAAAAGGCGAAGGTTGCAACAGCCTCGTAGAGATATCGATCCAACTACATAGATGGGAGATGCATAAAGATATGCCATTAAATTTTGCcaaaattatgaatattatCTGAAgtacattttacataaattCGTACCAAAAAACAGCAATCCATTTATTACCTGTTATCTTTATTTTGTCAGTTAAATGGCggtacaaataaaatgtctATAATCAGCATAATGCAATAAGAATTAATTTCTACAGACATGGTCTTataaaatatctaaataaTAACTCAACACCATGAGAAATTGGAGTATTGGGAAGTGGGAACCTTTCTGCCAATCTGTATCCCAAtctggtgatctgatagataaggtcattccctacggaatggcgtttttagttttctgctatcttcaaaattgtagatttgggaggttttcgcccttttgcgggggcggggctcatttttgaaatacactggtttcagtgtgagcatacagcagtctggtgccaaaatttggtggctctagctcttatagtctctgagaactagccgacaaacaagacggacagacggacggacggaccgacagacggacagacggacagacatggctcaatcgactcggctattgatgctgatcaagaatatatatactttatgggtatatacgtttccttctgtgcgttacatacattcactttgtgcacaaatacaatataccctatttactcttcgagtaccgggtataaaaattataaaactaCAATTAGGTGACATTCTgcatttttaagaatttttgcACAGAATCGAACCCAAAGCGCGGATATAAAACATAAAGAGTTTGTAGAAAAAAATGTACCACATTTCATTGAATTGCTCATTCTTGGTCATATCAAGAATATCATTGAAGATATAAACTATTCTTTAATAATTCTGAAAACCAGCGGTAAATTAAGATTTCTGTTTGAattagtttggtttttggttcaTTTATTCATACAATATCTCATGATATCCTTACAAAAGGAGCATGACCCTGACATTAGTTAAACCAAGCTGATTTTACTTagaattatttcatttttattatcgaacatcttGTCTTTGCTGTTAGAGACCGAAGGGTGGAGAGagtaaaacgtttgctatctcTTTCTATGGCTTTTCTCTCGCGGGAAGCCGAGTGAGAGTGTGGGCAATAAGCTCACCTTTAcagtaaattcaccttgagtttgactttctttttttttagggCAAAATATAGTTTTAAATACCTTCCTATGGGGGTGTTGCCCCTGCCAAACTGCttctgcattttgtttgccctgcAACTTTTGTGTGCGCAAAACTAAAACACTCGCCGGAGGATATGGAAAGCTTAATTAATGCAAAGCTAAATCTTTTAGCGCGGCTtaagtgccagtggcagtgccagtggcagtgccaggaggggggcaacagctgcaacaattagtttaatttatGCGTCAACGCGTTGCACTCGCCAAATTAGCATTAAGCTGCGCGAATATCTCCATAAATTACTAACCAGCGGGCAAtgctttccttttcttgtttGCAGGAGAATGGAAGATCAGTTCCTGATGTTACCGCCAGTCCGGGACGCGCCCCGCCCGGACCGCTGCCCGCCAATCAGCTGTCCTCGCtgggcaaccagcagcagcagcacggcaaccagcagcagcagcaccatggcaaccagcagcagcagcatcatggGAATCAGCACCAGAACCGCGGACAGAGCGGCAGCATCTCGAATGCTGGCGTCAAGGAtccggtgctgctgcagggcgaCTTTCGCAAGGTCAGCGGCATCAGCTCGGAGATCTTTCGCCAGATAGAGGCCGTTGAGAATGATCACGATCCGAATACGGCGGCGGCCCTGGAGGCGGTGGAGCGGCGCGGTGAGATGATCGTTCGCATTCTGGAGCCACGCTGCATGGGCAGCAAGCAGGCGGTGGATGCGGCCCACAAGCTGATGAACAAGGCCGATGGCCGGCACACCGTGCAGCTGGTGGAGATTGTCAAGCGACCGGGGCAGACACTGGGCCTGTACATACGCGAGGGCAATGGCGCGGATCGCACCGATGGCGTGTTTATATCCCGCATAGCCCTGGAATCGGCGGTGTACAACAGCGGCTGCCTGAGGGTGAGTGGAAGCAAGGGGGAACGAGCGGTGGGCAGAGATTTAATGAGAGTTTTCCCCTCTCCTTTCCAGGTGGGCGATGAAATCCTTGCCGTCAATCTGGTGGACGTTACACACATGTCGCTGGACGATGTTGTCATCATCATGTCAATTCCACGCCGCCTGGTGCTCGCCATACGCCAGCGGCGCGGCAATCGTGGCACCAACTCCCCCGGTCCGCCCACGCTCTCACGCCCGGAGCAGAAGCCACCGCCGGTGGTGGTGATCAAGCGTGATCTCAGGGATGAGGATCTGGACGAAACGGATCGCATGCAGAGGCCGCCGCGCTCATCACGTGAAAGACGTACAGGTAGTTTGAAATGGAGGCCGTGTTTGAAATGCTAATCGGgattttcccctctctctttcgctctgtttCCGCACAGGTGATGGCCGCGAGATGACCGAATCCCGCTCCcggctgggtctgggcctcAACAACTACAGCCCGCAGTCGGAGCAGCTGGACATGTACTACAATACGCGTGGaggaggtggcggtggaggcggtggcatGCCCCTCAATGCCATGGGTGAGCCACCGAACTGGGGCTACaagccgccgccaccgccctcGTCGGTGATCACGGAGCAGCCCACCAAGGGGCATGCCTTTGCGCCCTCGCACGCGTACTACCAGAACGCCGGCACGCTGGAGAGCCTCGCCGAGAAGGTGCACGCCTTTTATCCCGGTGCACCCGGACAGCCGGTGGGTCCGTCGCGTCGCATGTCCACGGGCACCGGCAATGTGGGTCTGGCCCAGCAGCATGCGCGCTTCCCGCGCTCCGGCTCGGATCAGCACTTGCCGCGCGTGGAGTACGCGGACTACTCCAACTCCTTGGGCCGCCACTCGCTGCTGCGCTCCAGCCTGAAGCCCGGCACTGGCGCACCGCCCATGCccgtgggtgtgggtggcaCACTGGGCCGCTACGGACGCTACGATCAGCAGCGTGCCAATACGGTGTCCAAGTACGGACCGCCAGCTGCCGGCGCACAGTCGCTGACGCGTCGCTCGCGGCCCAATTTGGACTACTCCAGCGACACGGAGGCCACGATCGGACCGCGGCCCAGTTACTATTACTACAACAGGCCCGCCATTGGCAGCATGCCGCGTGGCGCCGGTGGCCATGTGAGCGGAAGTGCCGCTGCCACGGCAGCGCTGCTGGCAAGTGCCGCAGATCTCAACAAGTTCAACTCGCTGCCCAGGGAGCGGCCCGGCGTGAGGCTGCAGGGCATACGCACCCGAATCAGCGATCGCTTGGTGGACGAGAACGATGGCAACACCTCGGCGCCAGAGTTTGACGTGCGACGCGGCAGGGATCTGCGCCAGCGCATCACCGCCAGTCCCTCGATCTTCACAGCGGACGAGTACCGCGCGTGGCTGCGGCGAGCGCCCAGCAGCTCGGCCATTGCGGAACAGATGCGCATGACGCGCGACATGTTTGCCCAGCCGCGATCGCAGCGCTTCTCCTGCAGCGCCGAGAACATTCACGATGCATTGAGGAATGTAAGTACAAGAAGGACTCCCCTCCTGCCACTTTCTCATGCTCTTTGTTGCTTTCAGACGGAGAGCATTTACTCGAGCAGAACGGGCATACTCGGCGCGGGCACCCTCGATCGCAATATGGGCCTCACGCGTCCCATTTCCGCACTGCCTGTGCGCTCCATGTCCTCGCAGCATATTGGTGGAGCGGGTTCCATACGCTCCCCGAGCATACGACgcatgcggcagctgctggaactgTCCGCTGGCCCGGCCAGTCCTAGTGGCAGCATCATGAGCACCGGCGGCCATCAGAGTCCGGCACCAACGCCCAGCGCCACGCTGCCGCGGCAGCATCGACAGATTGACATCAATCCGGCAGAGTTTGCCAAGTACAAGCTGGACAAGCCAATAGTGGACATTGGCGGGGTCTCGGGCATGCTGTGGATTCATCTGCTGGCGGGTCGTGGATTGCGCACAGCTCCTGAGGGTTCCGGAGCACAGCCTGGTGCGCCGCCTGGCCAGACCAGAGATCTCTACTGCGTCATCGAGTGCGATCGCGTGCACAAGGCACGCACTGTGGTGCGCTCGGGCGACCTGCAGTTCGACTGGGACGAGTCCTTCGAGCTGGATCTGGTGGGCAACAAGCAGCTGGATGTGCTCGTCTACTCCTGGGACCCCCAGCACAGGCACAAACTCTGCTATCGTGGCGCCATTTCGCTGTCGGCCATACTGCGGCAGTCGCCGCTGCATCAGCTGGCGCTCAAGGTGGAGCCGCGCGGCACCATCTACATACGCATGCGGCACACGGATCCACTGGCGCTGTACAAGAGGCGTGGCCTGCCCAGCCTGCGTGCCGGCTATCCGACGCTGTTCGGCGCCGACCTGGAGACGGTCGTCAACCGGGAGTCCAAGGGCGCACCGGGCTGTGCCCCCGTGCCAATTGTGCTGCGACGCTgcgtggaggaggtggagcggCGCGGCCTCGATATAATCGGGCTGTATCGCCTGTGCGGCTCGGCCACCAAGAAGCGTCTGCTGCGCGAGGCCTTCGAGCGCAACAGCCGTGCCGTGGAATTGAGCCCGGAACATGTTCCTGACATCAATGTCATCACGGGTGTGCTCAAGGACTACCTCAGGGAGCTGCCCGAGCCGCTGTTCACGCGCTGCCTCTTCCAGATGACAGTGGATGCATTGGGTGAGTATTTCTCCTCCCGTTCCACAGCTAATTCTAATCGTTTGTGCAACCCCACAGCCGTCTGCTTGCCGGATGATCCCGAGGGCAATGCAAAACTGATGCTTAGCATTCTCGATTGCCTGCCCAGAGCGAATAGGGTAAGTGGCAGACCTCCTTCTGCCTCCCTGGCTGCCTACTCACACTGTCCTCTATTCTCCCACAGGCCACCCTTGTGTTCCTGCTCGATCATCTCTCGCTGGTCGTTTCCAACTCGGAGCGCAACAAGATGTCCGCCCAGGCGCTGGCCACGGTGATGGGCCCACCGCTGATGCTGCATTCGGCCAGCGCACAGCCGGGCGCTGACATCGATCACGCCCAGCCGATAGCAGtgctcaaatatttgctgcaaatctggccacagccgcaggcgcagcatcagcagctggcACAGCACATGGGCGGCGCCGTACAGGGTGGATCGATGATGAGCGGCCTGGCCACGGCCGGCAGCATGAGCAACATGGCGGGCGTTGCTTCAGGTAACGTACTCCCAGTGTCCATGatggaaacaacaacagaatcccgaccaaacacacacacacacacgactagaggacacaccgacacacacacacacgtacacacacctATGTACCTATGCAAGAGTTTTTCTTAAAGTTTCTTTCTTAAATGCTTTGAAAGCCGCCGCTGTTCCAGTCAAGATTTTCATTCTGTAACTCTCTTTCCAAGTCTGTTCAAAAGCGCGGCACAGAAACCGTTTTCACTGTTAACTGTtacttcacacacacacacatacacacatacacactcatcctgcacacaccacacacacacaccaatttGCATTCACATTAATATTGATTAATACAGAGTCCTATGTAGACAGGTCGGCGCGGCGAGTCAACAGGGCAGCGTGGAAGCAAAGTCAGTGCGTTGCCAGCGGACAGACAGCAACTTctactgcagcagcagcagcagctcatggCGGCGGGCAACCTACTCCGCTCGTCCACTTCGGTAACCAACATACTCTCCCAAGGCCATCCTCAGctctcagccacagccaacagtCATCTGTATCAATCAGTAGTGGGTCAGTTAGCTCAATCGCATCGAGCCTTGCAACAAGCGGTGCAACAGGTAAACAGAAAAATCcacaaacagccaacaaccaacaacagtaaccagcaacacacacagcaacactaacaacataaacaacaacaacaaatgagaacaaaaatcagcaaagaGACAAAGGAACATTCATTAACATAATCTTTATTTATACATTGCACTATCAGTCATCTAACTAACTCATTAACCTACATAATCATTTCGTCATAGTTGGGGTTTATCAATTGGTTCCAAATATAAATCTATAATTTTGTGGCGATTTTTCATAAGCGAACAGCTTTTAAATGTCATTCAGAATATCTTATAAGTTGGAGTACACAGGCTCCATAAAGGTTTCCTAAACCTACAACTTCTTAGGACTGTCAGAGATCTTTTAGAATATCTTTCTTACTCTTTGGAAAattcttttgtaattttaatcaTTTATAGTCAATCTTTCTTGGTTTAATATCTCAATTATTTTCACATCATTAAGCGCTTTAAATTGTcatacatttatattcaaaattcCTACAGAATGGTTTACTTTTCCTAAACCTACAACTTCTTAGGACTTTCGGATTTATTTTCGAACATTTTTAAGTCTCTAATAAAACAATTCTCATCAgttaaatgcatatttaatagGTTTTATAACTGACTTAGTTTTTAATCACTTTAAATACCTTTTTTTTACCATTGTTCGTTCAAtggttgggtttttgtttgtctcatAGTCTTCCAGTAAGTTTTCAGTCACCATtttcatgccatgccacacaatcTTACACTTTTTCTATCACACACTTTTACTTCTtaaaaacacacccacactctccacaacacacccacaccaaccgatacataaacatattctCTTGCTCTTTAACTTTTCCTGTTGACcgttttgcaaaaaaaagatgaTGATAAAAGTTATACATCTATACAAAAAACGTACATTCTTTAACCTACTGAGAGCTAATCTAATATTTCGAGAGCCATTCATTATCTGCTGTCAATATGATTTGTGCTTATAAAAACTATCTGCTTACGGATATATCTGATATCTACTTATACTATATAGTAAAGttattcataattttgttGTGATCCGTGAACGATAGACGTTGTAATTGTGACCTACGCATATATTAtcgtatatatttatttatatataaaacatAGCGATATATATGTGTGATATAACTTACGATAATGGTAAAGATGATGGTGATAATTGTTGAACGGCGTGTAAAGCATGATTGGCCCACTACTggtaaaacaataaaaacatatcGACTATTTATACCACTTTGTATACCAAATCCAATCCAACATATCTACATGTAATCCTCTGTATGTAAACACATGCCACCGTGTAAAATGCTTCATATATCTACCACAAAATGCCATTGTACAAAAACTTCATCAAACGTCATTGCCCCACCTCCTCGTACATTTGATTATTCCACTCCCAGGAGTTACTTTTGCAGTGCCCTAGCCACAACCTGATGACATCTCCCTGTCACCCTACTTCTACGCCATAAAGCACAGCTTTAGAATTTTTAGAGTACAAGTTAAAGTTGGGGAAGAATATACAGCAAATAGAGTAGAAATTCctttataaattattattttgggaCTGACACGGGAGCAACCATTTCTCCTGCACCATTTATCGCATTTTTGTGTCACTTTTTGCATGTCCAAACACCTCACGCCTTTGCATCACCATTCACCCAAAGTACAGTCACCGTTGCTCTCCGTTTCTCACCGTTCCTAACCTGCATCACAACCGCAAACAGAGTATAATAATTATCTGAATTGGAATTAACGAATTGGCCGCACAGCACGAAGTGAAATGTCTTAAAATATCCGCTTAACACTCGACACCATACACTTAACACCCACTAACACACACCATTGTGTACACACCAACAGCCTAAAGTCTAAATTCAAAAttgtctctcgctctgcacAACCCTTTAAGTAAGACTTAAACCCAAGACCCAGAACCCACTGCACGTAACCCCATTTAAAGCCCAATTTGTagccaaatgcaaaacaaaataattaaccAACTTCTTTGGGTTGTCCTACgaccctctctctttctctatcttttACTCGAATATCTTTGCAGCCCTATCAATTGGCGGGATCAGTGGGCTCAGCAATTCCCGACCAatcgccactgccacttccaggCACACCCTCCCCAGGCAGTAGCTCAGCGTCGACGGGTTCGGGCTCCGGATCGGGCTCGGGTAAAAGTAAGAAACAAATCCACATAGCACCAAGATGGAGTCTTtaatgctctctctctattgaAGGCACGGATACCATCAAGCGCGGTGCTTCACCTGTCTCCGTTAAGCAAGTCAAAATCATCGATACGGCCAGCCCCTATTCCATTGTGCAGAAGAAGCCGCCGCTGCAGAAGGATGCACCCATAGATGCCATCACACCCACCACCCAATCGGATGCAATCGGATCAGCCCTAGGTCTGGGCAAAAGctacagcggcagcggcagcagcagcacgacaaCACGCAAAGGCAACGTTGACTTCTATGAACCGCACAAAGCGCTGTCCAAGAGCTCGGCCGGCGACGACTTCACCACTAGCTACAGCTCCAAGTACGCCAGCCTGGACACGAAGAAGAGCGGCGGctacagcggcagcagcagctacacaCCCAGCAAGAGCAGCCTCAATGCCAGCGATGAGTACAAGGCGATGCGCAACAAGTCGAGTGCCACCTCAAGCTCCAGCTCATCGCAGGCCACGGTGCTGAGTGCCGGCTCGACGGCCACCTCGGCACCCACCACCTCCTCCGATGACTCGGACGATCTGCTGTCGTACAAGTCGTCGGCCTCCACCAATGCCTTGCTGGCCCAGTCGCAGGCCATGACCACCAGCCAGCTGATGTCGAAGTACTTAAAGCGAGAGCCGCGGGTACAGTTTACTCCGATCAAGTCGCCAGAGTCTCCATCGCCGCCTGGCGGTGGGGATGGTCTGCCCAAGGGCACCTACCAACTGGTCACGCCCACTGGCCCCGGCTCCAGCTCTTCTCTCAAGCCCAGCGCCACAACGGGAGCGATCAGCAAGCACACCACATCGTCGCCAAGCCAAGCGGACACGAACACTAatcacaccaacaacagccagaagTTGTCCTCGCCCTCGCGCCTCGCGAACAAGGACAGCAAGTCCGGAGCAGCGGTAAGTGGCTCCTCCTCGATTGTGTCGACCGGGCGGCGGCTGTTTGACAGCCtggcctcatcctcatcgtcggaGACGGAGACCAAGACCTACATTGGTGGAACCACAGCCAATGCCAGTGCATCCAGCAGCACGACAACCTACACCAACGACTCGCGGAACACAGCCAGCAGTAGTAATAAGTCGGTagcgggttcgggttcgggttcgggctCAGGCTCAGAGCACCGAAGCTATGGCAGCGCTCTCTTCGGGAGCAGCGGccttggcaatggcaatggggcCAGCGGCACCCACAACCATTTgggcaacagcaccaacagtCCCTTCACCAGcaccaatggcaatggcaaccaCAATGCCATGCATCTGTATGGCACTCTGCCAAAGAGTGGGGCCAATGCCAGTTCGGGTGCTGCCTTGtttggcagcagcgccagttCCTCCTACCACTCGAGCAGCGGTGCGGGCACGACAACCAGCAGCGGTGTCAGCTCCATGACGGGCTCCACCAATAGCTATGACTTCTACACGAGCAGCACCtcgagcggcggcagcagttcGCGTCCCTTTACCAATGGGGGCAACAATTACCACACCCTGGGCACATATCGGGCGCAGTATGCGGCCACCAATCCCTTCCTCGATGCCTTCGACGAGAAGCCCAGCAGCAATGGGGGCAACGGCGGTAGTAACAATGGCCATGGGGAGGATAAGCTCGGGGCGGACAAGGGCGGACATCATAGGGCGACCGTGATGGCGGCATTCCAATCGTCGGGCGACTCCAAGAACGGTAGCGATGAGTACGATGATCTCAAGTGAGGAGCCCAAACGATAACGAACTAGTACGATtacgataacgataacgattTCCATACAGATAGAccgatagacagacagacaatgcTGAAAGTGTTCTTTTGGAGTATTTACAGTTTACAAATTTACATAGAACGAAATAATAcgaataatatatatataaaaaaaaccgATAAGCAAACGATAAACAACCGATATATAATCGAAATAGAAAACTATGCTAAAAACCCACTGAACACGCGGATAAATGTatctctcctcctgctcttatttaacaaaaaaaaaaacggaaggCCGAACATGGCTGCCAAGCTTtctgtgcgtatgtgtgtgtgttgtgtgtgtgcgtgagtgtgtgtgtgtgtgtgtgtgaatgggcAGCCATTTAGCTAACCAAAAATCCGAATTCAATAACATTTACGAACAGTATTTTTGAATGAactaaaagcaacaaaaaaaaacccaaacaagaGAATGACAAACATCGTatacaacaaattacaaattataataaatagtAATAAAACACTAACAAACAGAACATGAACAAAACTTAAACCAAAAGGTTGACCGcgcatttaatttttacaagcaaacataacaaaaatcaacaacaatttctacatatatacagacaGACTTACATGCCTATAAATACATGCTAGATGTGCAATTTATgctaatgaaatatttttgcatagtACCCCCATCTACATATTGGAATACATACTCtgtacatacaacaaaaaaggagtCCTCGTTCCGCAAACTTTTTCTAATCCTTACACCAAGCAAACAACCAACCAGACAGCACACAGCCGTAtgcgatgtgtgtgtttcaatGTGACCAACTCTCTAATCTATAAAGCAGCTATACTATATCTTAATGTATGTGAAACAACTAAGCGAAAAAGCCCAAGACAAGTAAATTACTAGACAACTTTTCGAGCAATATATTTGCCTACAAATGTTTCTCTACGCCTCTTACACATGTATGTAATAAAAAACTTATACAATTATATCCAAAGATACCAACATTTGTATAAGGAAAACAAGAAATCCTTGGAGCTGCTTGTGTTCGATCAGCTGATGTTCGATCCATACATCACATGCAtacaccacaaacacacaagtaaaaaagaaaagaaaaacacatacaaatacatgAATTTATTGACGAATCGATGTGCTTAGTTTTTGGTATGAAACAAAGTCTGATATACACACTAATATACAACAATACagtataatatttataaacatttaaacataATTATACAAACaatggggaaaaacaaaacaaacaaaaaagaaaaactaacaaaaaaaaacactaaaaagtAAAACGatgaaaaagtaaaaagttaTAACtatacaataacaaaaacaattaaacacGCTTTGCGATTAGGGGACAGAATTT from Drosophila subobscura isolate 14011-0131.10 chromosome O, UCBerk_Dsub_1.0, whole genome shotgun sequence encodes:
- the LOC117897985 gene encoding rho GTPase-activating protein 100F isoform X8, which encodes MQWKKKFTRLKAATGNSRVRRMLCCGRRKENGRSVPDVTASPGRAPPGPLPANQLSSLGNQQQQHGNQQQQHHGNQQQQHHGNQHQNRGQSGSISNAGVKDPVLLQGDFRKVSGISSEIFRQIEAVENDHDPNTAAALEAVERRGEMIVRILEPRCMGSKQAVDAAHKLMNKADGRHTVQLVEIVKRPGQTLGLYIREGNGADRTDGVFISRIALESAVYNSGCLRVGDEILAVNLVDVTHMSLDDVVIIMSIPRRLVLAIRQRRGNRGTNSPGPPTLSRPEQKPPPVVVIKRDLRDEDLDETDRMQRPPRSSRERRTGDGREMTESRSRLGLGLNNYSPQSEQLDMYYNTRGGGGGGGGGMPLNAMGEPPNWGYKPPPPPSSVITEQPTKGHAFAPSHAYYQNAGTLESLAEKVHAFYPGAPGQPVGPSRRMSTGTGNVGLAQQHARFPRSGSDQHLPRVEYADYSNSLGRHSLLRSSLKPGTGAPPMPVGVGGTLGRYGRYDQQRANTVSKYGPPAAGAQSLTRRSRPNLDYSSDTEATIGPRPSYYYYNRPAIGSMPRGAGGHVSGSAAATAALLASAADLNKFNSLPRERPGVRLQGIRTRISDRLVDENDGNTSAPEFDVRRGRDLRQRITASPSIFTADEYRAWLRRAPSSSAIAEQMRMTRDMFAQPRSQRFSCSAENIHDALRNTESIYSSRTGILGAGTLDRNMGLTRPISALPVRSMSSQHIGGAGSIRSPSIRRMRQLLELSAGPASPSGSIMSTGGHQSPAPTPSATLPRQHRQIDINPAEFAKYKLDKPIVDIGGVSGMLWIHLLAGRGLRTAPEGSGAQPGAPPGQTRDLYCVIECDRVHKARTVVRSGDLQFDWDESFELDLVGNKQLDVLVYSWDPQHRHKLCYRGAISLSAILRQSPLHQLALKVEPRGTIYIRMRHTDPLALYKRRGLPSLRAGYPTLFGADLETVVNRESKGAPGCAPVPIVLRRCVEEVERRGLDIIGLYRLCGSATKKRLLREAFERNSRAVELSPEHVPDINVITGVLKDYLRELPEPLFTRCLFQMTVDALAVCLPDDPEGNAKLMLSILDCLPRANRATLVFLLDHLSLVVSNSERNKMSAQALATVMGPPLMLHSASAQPGADIDHAQPIAVLKYLLQIWPQPQAQHQQLAQHMGGAVQGGSMMSGLATAGSMSNMAGVASGRRGESTGQRGSKVSALPADRQQLLLQQQQQLMAAGNLLRSSTSPYQLAGSVGSAIPDQSPLPLPGTPSPGSSSASTGSGSGSGSGKSTDTIKRGASPVSVKQVKIIDTASPYSIVQKKPPLQKDAPIDAITPTTQSDAIGSALGLGKSYSGSGSSSTTTRKGNVDFYEPHKALSKSSAGDDFTTSYSSKYASLDTKKSGGYSGSSSYTPSKSSLNASDEYKAMRNKSSATSSSSSSQATVLSAGSTATSAPTTSSDDSDDLLSYKSSASTNALLAQSQAMTTSQLMSKYLKREPRVQFTPIKSPESPSPPGGGDGLPKGTYQLVTPTGPGSSSSLKPSATTGAISKHTTSSPSQADTNTNHTNNSQKLSSPSRLANKDSKSGAAVSGSSSIVSTGRRLFDSLASSSSSETETKTYIGGTTANASASSSTTTYTNDSRNTASSSNKSVAGSGSGSGSGSEHRSYGSALFGSSGLGNGNGASGTHNHLGNSTNSPFTSTNGNGNHNAMHLYGTLPKSGANASSGAALFGSSASSSYHSSSGAGTTTSSGVSSMTGSTNSYDFYTSSTSSGGSSSRPFTNGGNNYHTLGTYRAQYAATNPFLDAFDEKPSSNGGNGGSNNGHGEDKLGADKGGHHRATVMAAFQSSGDSKNGSDEYDDLK